The following proteins are encoded in a genomic region of Gossypium hirsutum isolate 1008001.06 chromosome D05, Gossypium_hirsutum_v2.1, whole genome shotgun sequence:
- the LOC121217653 gene encoding zinc finger A20 and AN1 domain-containing stress-associated protein 3, with protein MAEEHRCQAPQLCANNCGFFGSPTTQNLCSKCYRDLQLKEQQSSSAKQAFNHTLVPSSSSLPSSSSARSSFSASLPAKEEPSAGTKETKVVEEEEVQVTPNRCLSCKKRVGLTGFKCRCGMVFCGIHRYPEQHACAFDFKGMGKQQIAKANPLVKGEKLQKI; from the coding sequence ATGGCTGAAGAACATAGATGTCAAGCACCACAGTTATGTGCCAACAACTGTGGATTCTTCGGAAGCCCAACGACTCAAAATCTCTGTTCTAAATGTTATCGCGATCTTCAACTTAAAGAACAACAATCTTCCTCTGCCAAACAAGCCTTTAATCACACTTTAGTTCCTTCGTCGTCTTCATTGCCATCGTCATCATCGGCCCGATCTTCGTTTTCGGCATCCTTGCCGGCGAAGGAGGAACCATCGGCGGGAACGAAGGAAACGAAggtggtggaggaggaggaagTTCAGGTTACGCCAAACAGATGCTTGAGTTGCAAGAAACGCGTGGGGCTCACGGGGTTCAAGTGCAGGTGCGGGATGGTTTTTTGTGGGATCCATAGGTACCCTGAACAACATGCTTGTGCTTTTGATTTCAAAGGGATGGGAAAACAACAAATCGCCAAAGCTAATCCTCTTGTTAAGGGTGAGAAgcttcaaaaaatataa
- the LOC107959370 gene encoding uncharacterized protein, translated as MGKRDKKQRHQQRSSHRGAASYYSVQHDDDYEDESSSFQQPSQDSEEEQQEEEPEQEEEEDDPNPSTEMPSKFILYQQSVQSPKGDISYLQKFFLMYVGGRLPLHLQEDFCGTALLSTEWLRSDPRRTAVGLDLDLEALQWCLKNNINKVGADGYSRISLFHGNVLNPHEAKLVGFKPQELIRNIQLEESDYNSEMTATEPNINEGSITLSNEESVKADAKISARDIICAFNYSCCCLHKCAELVLYFKHVLEALSKKGGIFVMDLYGGTSSEQSLRLQRRFPNFTYTWEQAEFNIIERKTRISLHFHLQKQQKKLRHAFSYSWRLWSLPEIRDCLEEAGFQSVHFWLRKMPDTSENRSTEGFGSGRDVKYEEVKTFQQEDAWNAYIVAVTNLKAASAAS; from the exons atgggaAAACGAGACAAGAAACAAAGGCACCAACAAAGATCATCTCATAGAGGAGCAGCCTCTTATTACTCTGTCCAACACGATGATGATTATGAAGATGAGAGCTCCAGTTTTCAACAACCATCTCAAGATTCTGAAGAAGAACAACAAGAAGAAGAACCAGaacaagaggaagaagaagatgacCCAAACCCATCAACGGAAATGCCATCAAAATTCATTCTTTACCAACAATCTGTACAG TCACCGAAAGGAGATATAAGCTATTTGCAGAAGTTCTTTTTGATGTATGTGGGTGGAAGGTTGCCTCTGCATCTTCAAGAAGATTTCTGTGGCACTGCACTTCTTAG tacagaatggctccgaagtGATCCAAGGCGGACAGCTGTTGGATTGGATCTTGATCTTGAGGCATTGCAGTGGTGCCTGAAGAACAACATCAACAAAGTTGGGGCTGATGGGTATTCGAGAATATCTCTCTTTCACGGGAATGTATTAAATCCGCATGAGGCCAAATTAGTCGGCTTCAAGCCTCAAGAGCTGATAAGGAACATTCAGTTGGAGGAAAGTGATTATAATTCTGAGATGACTGCAACAGAACCTAACATAAACGAGGGTTCTATCACTTTGTCAAATGAAGAGTCTGTTAAGGCAGATGCCAAAATATCTGCGAGAGACATTATATGTGCTTTTAATTACAGCTGCTGCTGTCTCCATAAATGTGCAGAACTGGTTTTGTATTTCAAGCATGTTCTTGAAGCCTTGTCTAAAAAGGGTGGTATATTTGTGATGGATTTATACGGTGGCACGTCATCCGAGCAGTCCTTAAGACTTCAAAGGAGATTTCCCAATTTTACG TATACTTGGGAGCAAGCTGAATTCAACATCATTGAACGCAAAACAAGGATTAGTCTCCATTTCCATCTTCAAAAGCAGCAGAAGAAACTTCGCCATGCATTTTCTTACAGTTGGAGGCT GTGGTCATTGCCAGAGATTAGAGACTGCTTAGAAGAGGCTGGATTTCAATCTGTCCATTTCTGGCTTCGGAAGATGCCAGACACTAGTGAAAACAGAAGCACAGAGGGATTCGGCAGCGGGCGAGATGTGAAGTATGAAGAGGTAAAAACTTTCCAACAAGAAGATGCTTGGAATGCATATATTGTCGCGGTAACGAACCTTAAAGCTGCTTCCGCCGCAAGTTAG
- the LOC121217654 gene encoding protein SUPPRESSOR OF K(+) TRANSPORT GROWTH DEFECT 1 isoform X3: MYSNFKEQAIEYVKQAVQEDNAGNYSKAFPLYMNALEYFKTHLKYEKNPKIREAITQKFTEYLRRAEEIRAVLDEGGPGPASNGDAAVATRPKSKPKNGGGGGEGGDGEDPEQAKLRAGLDSAIIREKPNVKWNDVAGLESAKQALQEAVILPVKFPQFFTGFMATCGVPCCHSRGSA; this comes from the exons ATGTATAGCAATTTCAAAGAACAAGCGATAGAGTACGTGAAGCAAGCGGTACAAGAAGATAATGCAGGGAACTACAGCAAAGCGTTCCCTTTATACATGAACGCGCTCGAGTATTTCAAGACCCATTTGAAATACGAGAAGAACCCCAAAATCAGGGAAGCAATTACCCAGAAATTCACCGAGTATTTACGACGTGCCGAGGAGATCCGTGCAGTTCTCGATGAAGGTGGGCCAGGGCCGGCTTCTAACGGGGATGCTGCTGTTGCCACGCGCCCCAAAAGTAAGCCCAAGAATGGTGGTGGCGGAGGAGAAGGCGGTGACGGGGAGGATCCGGAACAGGCCAAGTTGAGAGCTGGGCTTGATTCGGCTATTATTAGGGAAAAACCTAATGTTAAGTGGAATGATGTGGCCGGGTTAGAAAGCGCTAAGCAGGCTTTACAAGAAGCTGTTATTTTGCCTGTCAAGTTTCCTCAGTTTTTTACtg GTTTTATGGCTACTTGTGGCGTACCTTGCTGTCATTCTCGTGGAAGCGCTTGA
- the LOC121217654 gene encoding protein SUPPRESSOR OF K(+) TRANSPORT GROWTH DEFECT 1 isoform X2 codes for MYSNFKEQAIEYVKQAVQEDNAGNYSKAFPLYMNALEYFKTHLKYEKNPKIREAITQKFTEYLRRAEEIRAVLDEGGPGPASNGDAAVATRPKSKPKNGGGGGEGGDGEDPEQAKLRAGLDSAIIREKPNVKWNDVAGLESAKQALQEAVILPVKFPQFFTVFLHQTLSQSGWVKVKNWFQTFFRWLVIVLLPSYSLMK; via the exons ATGTATAGCAATTTCAAAGAACAAGCGATAGAGTACGTGAAGCAAGCGGTACAAGAAGATAATGCAGGGAACTACAGCAAAGCGTTCCCTTTATACATGAACGCGCTCGAGTATTTCAAGACCCATTTGAAATACGAGAAGAACCCCAAAATCAGGGAAGCAATTACCCAGAAATTCACCGAGTATTTACGACGTGCCGAGGAGATCCGTGCAGTTCTCGATGAAGGTGGGCCAGGGCCGGCTTCTAACGGGGATGCTGCTGTTGCCACGCGCCCCAAAAGTAAGCCCAAGAATGGTGGTGGCGGAGGAGAAGGCGGTGACGGGGAGGATCCGGAACAGGCCAAGTTGAGAGCTGGGCTTGATTCGGCTATTATTAGGGAAAAACCTAATGTTAAGTGGAATGATGTGGCCGGGTTAGAAAGCGCTAAGCAGGCTTTACAAGAAGCTGTTATTTTGCCTGTCAAGTTTCCTCAGTTTTTTACtg TGTTTCTTCATCAGACCTTGTCTCAAAGTGGATGGGTGAAAGTGAAAAACTGGTTTCAAACCTTTTTCAGATGGCTCGTGATAGTGCTCCTTCCATCATATTCATTGATGAAATAG